A region from the Haloarcula limicola genome encodes:
- a CDS encoding energy-coupling factor ABC transporter ATP-binding protein, giving the protein MIAVEDLVSGYDDPVLDGVSLSIPDGEFCLLVGPNGSGKTTLVRHFNALLTPDEGTVAVDGTDVTERPVAARTSVGMVFQQPRDQFVAATVGADVAFGPENLGLDREEIDRRVEAALAAVDLDGRADERLDELSGGEQARAAIAGALAMEPSYLVLDEPLTGLDWPARESVLAHLDTLHAEGTGVVVVTHDLRDLHERADRVVGLRDGRVVLDDVPERALDEVSALGVRDPRC; this is encoded by the coding sequence ATGATCGCCGTCGAGGACCTCGTCTCCGGCTACGACGACCCCGTCCTCGACGGCGTCTCGCTCTCGATTCCCGACGGCGAGTTCTGCCTGCTCGTCGGCCCGAACGGGAGCGGGAAGACGACGCTGGTCCGGCACTTCAACGCGCTGTTGACGCCCGACGAGGGGACGGTCGCGGTCGACGGGACCGACGTGACCGAGCGGCCGGTCGCCGCGCGGACGAGCGTCGGGATGGTGTTCCAACAGCCGCGGGACCAGTTCGTCGCCGCGACGGTCGGCGCGGACGTGGCGTTCGGTCCGGAGAACCTCGGGCTGGACCGCGAAGAGATCGACCGCCGGGTCGAGGCCGCGCTCGCGGCGGTGGACTTAGACGGCCGGGCGGACGAGCGACTGGACGAACTCTCGGGCGGCGAGCAGGCCCGGGCGGCCATCGCCGGCGCGCTGGCGATGGAGCCGTCGTATCTCGTGCTGGACGAACCGCTGACGGGGCTGGACTGGCCGGCGCGGGAGTCGGTGCTCGCCCATCTCGATACGTTACACGCCGAGGGCACCGGCGTCGTCGTCGTCACCCACGACCTGCGGGACCTCCACGAGCGGGCCGACCGCGTCGTCGGGTTGCGCGACGGCCGCGTCGTTCTCGACGACGTTCCCGAACGAGCCCTCGACGAAGTGTCGGCTCTCGGCGTTCGAGATCCGCGATGCTGA
- a CDS encoding energy-coupling factor transporter transmembrane component T family protein, which translates to MLSYRPGDTVVHRLDPRSKLLVQFGLAVAVVAHSTAPWLVGATLFSLLVLAAARLSPLAVCRSYRIVLAVLAFAPLIAGVALGPPWFRVEPALRSARLVARVVPVLFVSAAYLTTTPVRETRAAVQRLVPGKPGQLLGVGMALVVRLFPVVLGDVREVRDAMLARGGQRRPAWVRARLLAVRSLDRTLARSDRLSAALRARCFAWNPTLPPLSFERRDYPVLAVGIALALSPATALL; encoded by the coding sequence ATGCTGAGCTATCGGCCCGGCGACACCGTCGTCCACCGGCTCGACCCGCGGTCGAAACTGCTTGTGCAGTTCGGGCTCGCCGTCGCCGTCGTCGCCCACTCGACCGCGCCGTGGCTCGTCGGAGCGACGCTCTTTTCGCTGCTCGTGCTGGCGGCCGCGCGGCTCTCACCGCTCGCGGTCTGTCGCTCGTACCGAATCGTCCTCGCGGTGCTGGCGTTCGCGCCCCTGATCGCGGGCGTCGCGCTGGGTCCGCCGTGGTTTCGGGTCGAACCGGCGCTTCGTTCCGCGCGACTCGTCGCCCGCGTCGTCCCGGTCCTCTTCGTGAGCGCCGCCTACCTGACGACGACGCCGGTCAGGGAGACGCGCGCGGCCGTCCAGCGGCTCGTTCCGGGCAAACCCGGACAGCTGCTCGGCGTCGGGATGGCGCTGGTCGTCCGCCTCTTTCCGGTCGTGCTGGGCGACGTTCGGGAGGTTCGGGACGCGATGCTGGCCCGCGGCGGGCAGCGCCGCCCGGCGTGGGTCCGCGCCCGCTTGCTCGCCGTCCGCTCGCTCGACCGGACGCTCGCGCGCTCCGACCGCCTGAGCGCGGCGCTCCGGGCGCGCTGTTTCGCCTGGAACCCGACGCTGCCGCCGCTCTCCTTCGAACGACGCGACTATCCGGTGCTCGCGGTGGGAATCGCGCTCGCGCTGTCGCCAGCGACGGCGCTCCTCTAG
- a CDS encoding DUF5781 family protein: protein MDVHVRGGPAEPFLGARNLFSTEYDLERPVTVRIEQSPDERTRVSHDDHGHRLTISRQAATSAMARELALHEFAHMHHHERGHPSHTQSTEEAIYLALAGRSVERRKLTHCYQIANHMKDVYADDVWMAMAPGDKLVGFLEASLAAAVADRPVEQPGWERLTPASDPDITAVNAAFALALCERHDLVDEGHRMYDLAHAAAHDAADVDLAEFKRHFESLSPDPDESEFRKALVDVTRAYASGDGGQAAD from the coding sequence ATGGATGTCCACGTACGGGGCGGGCCGGCCGAACCGTTTCTCGGGGCCCGGAACCTCTTTTCGACCGAGTACGACCTCGAACGACCCGTGACGGTACGGATAGAACAGAGCCCGGACGAGCGCACTCGGGTGAGCCACGACGACCACGGCCACCGGCTGACCATTTCCCGACAGGCGGCGACCAGCGCGATGGCCCGCGAACTCGCGCTGCACGAGTTCGCCCACATGCACCACCACGAACGAGGTCACCCCTCGCACACGCAGTCGACGGAGGAGGCGATCTACCTCGCGCTGGCCGGCCGTTCCGTCGAGCGGCGGAAGCTCACGCACTGCTATCAGATAGCGAACCACATGAAAGACGTCTACGCCGACGACGTCTGGATGGCGATGGCACCGGGGGACAAACTCGTGGGCTTTCTGGAGGCGAGCCTCGCGGCGGCCGTCGCCGACCGCCCGGTCGAACAGCCGGGCTGGGAGCGGCTGACGCCGGCGTCTGACCCCGACATCACCGCGGTCAACGCCGCGTTCGCGCTGGCGCTGTGTGAGCGCCACGACCTCGTCGACGAGGGCCACCGGATGTACGACCTCGCGCACGCGGCTGCCCACGACGCCGCCGATGTGGACCTCGCGGAGTTCAAGCGTCACTTCGAGTCGCTGTCGCCCGACCCCGACGAGTCGGAGTTCCGGAAGGCGCTCGTCGACGTCACCAGAGCGTACGCCAGCGGCGACGGCGGGCAGGCCGCCGACTAG
- a CDS encoding elongation factor EF-2: MGRRKKIVQECETLMDDPEHIRNIAIAAHVDHGKTTLTDNLLAGAGMISDDTAGQQLAMDTEEDEQERGITIDAANVSMTHEYEDQNHLINLIDTPGHVDFGGDVTRAMRAVDGALVVVDAVEGAMPQTETVLRQALREGVKPTLFINKVDRLISELQEGPEEMQSRLLDVIRDVNDLIRGMTEEMDDIEDWTVSVEEGTVGFGSALYKWGVSMPSMQRTGMDFGEIMELERADKRQELHERTPLSDVVLDMVCEHFPNPIDAQPRRIPRIWRGDAESELAEGMRLVDEDGEIVLMVTDIGVDPHAGEIAAGRVFSGTLEKGQELYVSGTAGKNRIQSVGIYMGGEREEVERVPAGNIAAVTGLKDAIAGSTVSSVEMTPFESIEHISEPVITKSVEAQNMDDLPKLIQTLQQVAKEDPTIQIEINEDTGEHLISGQGELHLEVIGQRIERNQGIPINTGEPIVVYREAPQSNSREVEGRSPNNHNRFYITVEPLSDDIVETIKLGEASMDMPELERREALQEAGMDKDDSQNIEHIHGTNILLDETKGIQHLNETMELVIEGLEEALDDGPLAAEPVQGSLLRLHDARLHEDAIHRGPAQVIPAVREAVHNALVDADIKLLEPIQQVRIDVPNDHMGAASGEIQGRRGRVDDMYQEGDLMVVEGVAPVDEMIGFSSDIRSATEGRASWNTENAGFQVMADNLQPEKITEIRERKGMKTELPAAIDYF, encoded by the coding sequence ATGGGCCGACGTAAGAAAATCGTTCAGGAATGTGAGACACTGATGGACGACCCGGAGCACATCCGGAACATCGCCATCGCCGCTCACGTCGACCACGGCAAGACGACGCTGACGGACAACCTGCTCGCCGGCGCGGGCATGATCTCCGACGACACGGCCGGCCAACAGCTGGCCATGGACACGGAGGAAGACGAACAGGAGCGCGGGATCACCATCGACGCCGCGAACGTCTCGATGACTCACGAGTACGAGGACCAGAACCACCTCATCAACCTCATCGACACCCCCGGCCACGTCGACTTCGGTGGCGACGTGACCCGCGCGATGCGCGCCGTCGACGGCGCGCTCGTGGTCGTCGACGCCGTCGAAGGCGCCATGCCCCAGACCGAGACGGTCCTCCGGCAGGCCCTGCGCGAGGGCGTCAAGCCCACGCTGTTCATCAACAAGGTCGACCGTCTCATCTCGGAACTGCAGGAGGGTCCCGAGGAGATGCAGTCCCGGCTGCTCGACGTCATCCGCGACGTCAACGACCTCATCCGCGGGATGACCGAGGAGATGGACGACATCGAGGACTGGACGGTCTCCGTCGAGGAAGGCACCGTCGGCTTCGGCTCCGCGCTCTACAAGTGGGGAGTCTCGATGCCCTCGATGCAGCGCACCGGGATGGACTTCGGCGAGATCATGGAACTGGAGCGCGCCGACAAGCGCCAGGAACTCCACGAGCGCACGCCGCTCTCGGACGTCGTGCTGGACATGGTCTGTGAGCACTTCCCGAACCCCATCGACGCCCAGCCCCGTCGTATCCCGCGCATCTGGCGCGGCGACGCGGAGTCCGAACTCGCAGAGGGGATGCGACTGGTCGACGAGGACGGCGAGATCGTCCTGATGGTCACCGACATCGGCGTCGACCCCCACGCCGGCGAGATCGCCGCCGGGCGCGTCTTCTCCGGGACGCTGGAGAAGGGCCAGGAGCTGTACGTCTCCGGCACCGCCGGCAAGAACCGCATCCAGAGCGTCGGCATCTACATGGGCGGCGAGCGCGAGGAAGTCGAGCGCGTCCCCGCCGGCAACATCGCCGCCGTCACCGGTCTCAAAGACGCCATCGCCGGATCGACCGTCTCCAGCGTCGAGATGACGCCCTTCGAGTCCATCGAGCACATCTCGGAGCCGGTCATCACGAAATCCGTCGAGGCCCAGAACATGGACGACCTGCCGAAGCTCATCCAGACGCTCCAGCAGGTCGCGAAGGAGGACCCGACCATCCAGATCGAGATCAACGAGGACACCGGCGAGCACCTCATCTCCGGGCAGGGCGAACTCCACCTCGAAGTCATCGGCCAGCGTATCGAGCGCAACCAGGGCATCCCGATCAACACCGGGGAGCCGATCGTCGTCTACCGCGAGGCCCCGCAGTCCAACTCCCGCGAGGTCGAGGGGCGCTCGCCGAACAACCACAACCGGTTCTACATCACCGTCGAACCGCTCAGCGACGACATCGTCGAGACCATCAAGCTCGGCGAGGCGTCGATGGACATGCCCGAACTGGAGCGCCGCGAGGCGCTGCAAGAGGCCGGCATGGACAAGGACGACTCCCAGAACATCGAGCACATCCACGGGACCAACATCCTGCTCGACGAGACGAAGGGTATCCAGCACCTCAACGAGACGATGGAACTCGTCATCGAGGGGCTCGAAGAGGCCCTCGACGACGGCCCGCTGGCCGCGGAGCCAGTCCAGGGCTCGCTCCTGCGACTGCACGACGCCCGACTGCACGAGGACGCCATCCACCGCGGTCCCGCACAGGTCATCCCCGCCGTCCGTGAGGCCGTCCACAACGCCCTCGTCGACGCGGACATCAAACTGCTGGAGCCGATCCAGCAGGTCCGCATCGACGTGCCCAACGACCACATGGGCGCGGCGTCCGGCGAGATTCAGGGTCGCCGTGGCCGCGTCGACGACATGTACCAAGAGGGCGACCTGATGGTCGTCGAGGGCGTCGCGCCCGTCGACGAGATGATCGGGTTCTCCTCCGACATCCGCTCGGCCACCGAGGGCCGCGCCTCCTGGAACACCGAGAACGCCGGCTTCCAGGTCATGGCCGACAACCTCCAGCCCGAGAAGATCACCGAGATCCGAGAGCGCAAGGGCATGAAGACGGAACTGCCCGCCGCGATCGACTACTTCTAA
- a CDS encoding amino acid-binding protein, with protein sequence MSDSTDEVRSYTVRLELVDEPGELLRALGPIADSGGNLLSIFHERGNVTPRGHIPVEVDLEATPERFDGIVDALRDAGINVIQAGAERYSETMTVILSGHLIDTDLSDTLSRIQAATNATVTDLSLSAPEGTDDASSARIRLATEQGAADSILETVRGVADEKELRVIEPLATGGDL encoded by the coding sequence ATGAGCGACTCGACCGACGAGGTGCGATCCTACACAGTTCGGCTGGAACTGGTCGACGAACCGGGCGAGCTGCTGCGAGCGCTCGGCCCCATCGCCGACAGCGGCGGCAACCTCCTCTCTATCTTCCACGAGCGGGGTAACGTCACGCCCCGCGGGCACATCCCCGTTGAGGTCGACTTAGAGGCGACGCCCGAGCGCTTCGATGGAATCGTCGACGCGCTACGGGACGCCGGTATCAACGTCATCCAGGCCGGAGCCGAGCGCTACAGCGAGACGATGACGGTCATCCTCTCCGGGCATCTCATCGATACCGACCTCTCGGATACGCTCTCGCGCATCCAGGCGGCGACGAACGCCACGGTGACCGACCTCTCGCTCTCGGCCCCCGAAGGCACCGACGACGCCTCCAGCGCCCGCATCCGACTGGCGACCGAACAGGGCGCGGCCGACAGCATCCTCGAGACCGTCCGCGGGGTCGCCGACGAGAAGGAACTGCGGGTCATCGAGCCGCTGGCGACCGGAGGCGACCTATGA
- a CDS encoding homoserine dehydrogenase, whose amino-acid sequence MRLAVLGAGAVGSSVAELAADYGHTVTAYADSQSAAVDADGLDVAAVLDRKQTDGIVGDDDADAALTADYDVLVEATPTTLGDAQPGFGHVEAALERDRHVVLANKGPVAERYADVRALERESGGTVLFEATVGGAMPVLSTIADFDPEHINAVRGVLNGTANFILSRMAAEGLGYEHVLAEAQDLGVAEADPTFDVDGTDAALKGVIVANVLAGDGREYALEDADVEGIQDISGSALELAAEDGRTVRLIAEVADGEVRVGPRLVPENAPLAPTGTRNIVQLETEHAGRLNISGRGAGGPETASAVLADVGRLPEL is encoded by the coding sequence ATGAGACTGGCCGTCCTCGGTGCCGGTGCGGTCGGCTCCTCGGTTGCCGAACTGGCCGCCGACTACGGGCACACCGTGACCGCCTACGCGGACTCACAGAGCGCCGCGGTCGACGCGGACGGCCTCGACGTCGCGGCGGTCCTCGACCGCAAACAGACCGACGGCATCGTCGGCGACGACGACGCAGACGCGGCGCTGACCGCCGATTACGACGTCCTCGTCGAGGCGACGCCGACGACGCTCGGCGACGCCCAGCCCGGCTTCGGCCACGTCGAGGCGGCGCTCGAACGCGACCGCCACGTCGTGTTAGCCAACAAAGGCCCGGTCGCCGAGCGGTACGCCGACGTACGCGCGCTCGAACGCGAGAGCGGCGGCACCGTCCTCTTCGAGGCCACCGTCGGCGGCGCGATGCCTGTCCTCTCGACCATCGCCGACTTCGACCCCGAACACATCAACGCCGTCCGCGGCGTCCTCAACGGCACCGCGAACTTCATCCTCTCGCGGATGGCCGCCGAGGGACTCGGCTACGAACACGTCCTCGCGGAGGCCCAGGACCTCGGCGTCGCCGAGGCCGACCCGACCTTCGACGTGGACGGCACCGACGCGGCGCTCAAGGGCGTCATCGTCGCCAACGTCCTCGCGGGCGACGGCCGAGAGTACGCGCTCGAAGACGCCGACGTCGAGGGCATCCAGGACATCTCCGGAAGCGCGCTCGAACTGGCCGCCGAAGACGGCCGCACCGTCCGCCTCATCGCCGAGGTCGCCGACGGCGAGGTCCGCGTCGGCCCACGACTCGTCCCGGAGAACGCCCCGCTCGCGCCGACGGGCACGCGAAACATCGTCCAGCTGGAGACCGAACACGCCGGGCGACTCAACATCTCCGGCCGCGGTGCCGGCGGTCCCGAGACGGCGAGTGCCGTCCTCGCGGACGTCGGCCGCCTCCCGGAGCTGTAG
- the tuf gene encoding translation elongation factor EF-1 subunit alpha: MSDEQHQNLAIIGHVDHGKSTLVGRLLYETGSVPEHVIEQHKEEAEEKGKGGFEFAYVMDNLAEERERGVTIDIAHQEFSTDEYDFTIVDCPGHRDFVKNMITGASQADNAVLVVAADDGVQPQTQEHVFLARTLGIGELIVAVNKMDLVDYGESEYKQVVEEVKDLLNQVRFDTENAKFIPVSAFEGDNIAEESDHTDWYDGEILLEALNDLPAPEPPTDAPLRLPIQDVYTISGIGTVPVGRVETGILNTGDNVSFQPSDVSGEVKTVEMHHEEVPKAEPGDNVGFNVRGVGKDDIRRGDVCGPADDPPSVAETFQAQIVVMQHPSVITEGYTPVFHAHTAQVACTVESLDQKIDPASGEVAEENPDFIQNGDAAVVTVRPQKPLSIEPSSEIPELGSFAIRDMGQTIAAGKVLSVNER; this comes from the coding sequence ATGAGCGACGAACAACACCAGAACCTGGCCATCATCGGCCACGTTGACCACGGGAAGAGTACGCTCGTCGGCCGACTCCTCTACGAGACAGGATCGGTACCGGAGCACGTCATCGAACAGCACAAGGAAGAGGCCGAGGAGAAGGGCAAGGGCGGCTTCGAGTTCGCCTACGTCATGGACAACCTCGCCGAAGAGCGCGAGCGCGGTGTCACCATCGACATCGCCCACCAGGAGTTCAGCACCGACGAGTACGACTTCACCATCGTCGACTGTCCTGGCCACCGCGACTTCGTCAAGAACATGATCACCGGCGCGAGCCAGGCAGACAACGCCGTGCTCGTCGTCGCCGCCGACGACGGCGTCCAGCCGCAGACCCAGGAACACGTCTTCCTGGCCCGCACCCTGGGCATCGGCGAACTCATCGTCGCCGTCAACAAGATGGACCTCGTCGACTACGGCGAGTCCGAGTACAAGCAGGTCGTCGAGGAAGTCAAGGACCTCCTCAACCAGGTCCGCTTCGATACGGAGAACGCGAAGTTCATCCCCGTCTCCGCCTTCGAGGGCGACAACATCGCCGAGGAGTCCGACCACACGGACTGGTACGACGGCGAAATTCTCCTCGAAGCGCTCAACGACCTGCCGGCACCGGAGCCGCCGACGGACGCGCCGCTCCGCCTGCCGATTCAGGACGTCTACACCATCTCCGGTATCGGTACCGTCCCGGTCGGCCGCGTCGAGACGGGTATCCTCAACACCGGCGACAACGTGAGCTTCCAGCCCTCGGACGTCTCCGGTGAGGTCAAGACCGTCGAGATGCACCACGAGGAAGTCCCGAAGGCGGAACCCGGTGACAACGTCGGGTTCAACGTCCGTGGCGTCGGCAAGGACGACATCCGCCGCGGTGACGTCTGTGGTCCCGCCGACGACCCGCCGTCGGTCGCCGAGACGTTCCAGGCCCAGATCGTCGTGATGCAGCACCCGTCGGTCATCACCGAGGGGTACACGCCGGTCTTCCACGCCCACACGGCACAGGTCGCCTGTACCGTCGAATCGCTCGACCAGAAAATCGACCCGGCCTCCGGCGAAGTCGCCGAGGAGAACCCCGACTTCATCCAGAACGGGGACGCCGCGGTCGTCACGGTCCGACCCCAGAAGCCCCTCAGCATCGAGCCGTCCTCCGAGATCCCGGAGCTCGGTTCGTTCGCGATCCGAGACATGGGCCAGACCATCGCCGCTGGGAAGGTCCTCAGCGTCAACGAGCGATAA